NNNNNNNNNNNNNNNNNNNNNNNNNNNNNNNNNNNNNNNNNNNNNNNNNNNNNNNNNNNNNNNNNNNNNNNNNNNNNNNNNNNNNNNNNNNNNNNNNNNNNNNNNNNNNNNNNNNNNNNNNNNNNNNNNNNNNNNNNNNNNNNNNNNNNNNNNNNNNNNNNNNNNNNNNNNNNNNNNNNNNNNNNNNNNNNNNNNNNNNNNNNNNNNNNNNNNNNNNNNNNNNNNNNNNNNNNNNNNNNNNNNNNNNNNNNNNNNNNNNNNNNNNNNNNNNNNNNNNNNNNNNNNNNNNTGAAGCGTACTACGAATCCTGTATGGTTATGGCATCCAATGGAGAGTGTTATAAATCATGGAGTGGATTGCCATTAACCAGGCCCGGTCCAAGACCGGCCCAATACCTAGAAGATGGAGGGACGGCCGAAGCCTAGAGAGAGGAGAGAGAGAGCCGACTTCAGGAGAGACAAAGACGGCCACAAAGCTTAGAGAAAAGGATCTTAGTAGATGTAATCTTTCCATTATTATGTTTTAGTAGTTTTCCTATTTCCTGTTGGATTAGGATATGTACACTTTCCTTTTATCTTCATCTTGTAATCCTTATATAAAGAAACCCTCTTGATCATTAATAAGAACACATAAATATTCAGTCTCTAAACTCTCTAATTATAACATATTATTATTTTTATTTTATTTATTTTACTTTTTTATTTTAAGAATATAATATAACTTGACAATATTTTTTTTCTTTTTCGAAATGATACTATCATATACTACCTCCGTTCTCGAAAGTAAGATTTTTTAGAATTTTTTCTTGTTCCACAAAGATAGATTTTCTATATTGTTAAGATATTTTATTTATACTTTTGAAAAACATTAATTGAGAATATTTGAATTGATTAAATTTCATTGGTGAAAATTTATTGGAAAATGTATAATAAAGTAACAAATAAATTAAATTACAAACATTTATTAAATTCTTAATAAGCATAAGTACTCTAGAAAATCTTATTTTCGGGAACGGAGGGAGTATGAAATAATGAGATCCTATTGGTTGGTGAACCTAGAAGTTCCCGAGAATAGCTCTTTATTTAACATTGAGTTATTCTTGGGTTCACCCGCTAGGGTGAACCTCTAGGTTCACCCCCTAGGGTCTAGGTTCACCAACCAATAAGATTTCACTATTTAAAATTCGATATCTTTTAAAAAAGAAAATAAAATATTGGCAAGTTATATTATGTTTTTAAAATATAAAAGTAAAAAAAAAATAGTAGTTACAGAAAAAAGAATTAATTTTTTTTTTTAACGTCGCAGCAAAACACTAAACCCTAAATCCTAATTCCTAAACCCTAAATCCTAAATCCTAAACCCTGAACCCTTGGGTAAACTATAAACTCTTGGGTAAACCCTAAACCCTTGGATAAATCCTAAACTCTAAATAAAAACACTAAACCCTAAAACTCTAAACCCTAAATCCTAAACCCTAAATCTTTGAGTGTTTTAGTGTTTAGTGATTTTGATTTATCCTAGAGTTTAGGGTTGACCCAAGGGTTTAGGGTTTAAGGATTATGATTTAGGATTTAGGGCCTGACTGGTTCAACCGCAGCGGTTGCGGTTGCGGCTGCGGGAGTTTGCGGATGCGGGTGGTTGCGGTTTCTAGCGGTTTTAAGAATTATACGACTGGTTCTGCGGTTAGAAATTGGTGCGTTTGCGGGATACTTATGACTGGTTAACTGCCAAACGCAACAGCGGTTAAATAATAAATTAACAATATTTACATTTTATATCATTATAAAATATCAAAAATAATAATATTATAATAAATATAAAATTTATATTTAGAAAGTTATAGTTTAAACTTTTTTAAAATTATAGAAAATATTTTCATTTTAAAGTTTTATAATATTAATTAAAATATAATAGATATATTTTAGTATTTTTATAATTCTAATTTAAATTTTTTATTGAATATTTTTATTTTTGTATTTAAATTGTTTTAGAAAAAAAAAAAAATTTATCCTCCCGCAACCGTCCGCAACCGCAAACGCTAGCTGGAACCAGCTTTTGAATGTATGAGGTTTAGAGTGATTTGGAGCGGTTTGGAGCGGCTTGAGCGATTGTTGCAAAACGCCAACAACCGCTACCAACCGCAAAAGCTGCGTTTGCGGGTGGTAGCGGGAAAACCAGTCATACCTTTAATGTTTTGCTGATTATGTTAATTTTTTTTTTTTATAACTAGTCCTATTTTTTATTTATTTCTTCTTACTTTTTAATTTTAAAAAGATAATATTAATTTGACAATATTTTATTTTTATTTAAAAAATATATTGAATATGAAATAAACTTGGTTCTTGCCTCGTTAAAAACAATCGTGTTTTTGTTTAAAAGCAATCATCGTTAAAAGCAATCGTGTTTTTGTTTAAAACTAACCACAGATTCGCGAAACGCGAGTATCATTACGACTTAAAACGCAAAGAGTTAAGACCAGCTAAATAATGCCGATCAATGGCTTGTTTTAGCCATCTGGAGTTTTGAAATGCTTTCAACGAGATCTTTCCCATTTTCATATGCTGCCGTAGTTACTCTCGATTCTCCCATCATCCTCTTTGTTCGATTCAGTGATGGTTTTTCTCTGAAACATACTCGACAGTAATTAATATACAACTTCTCTCTTGTCAAAAAAAAAAATACAACTTCTCACTTTTTGGGTTTTTTGTTTTTCTTTTCAGAGTTTCAATTATTTTTGTAAGAAAATCTGCAGAACATAAAATTAAAGACGAACATTTTCCACGTACTCAGTATTCGTGTCGCGTATGGACTTTAATCTACATATATATACTGCCTCGTAAACCAAGAACCCAAACCTACAAAAAGTTAGTAGGGGTATTAACGTAACTTCGTGAAAAGGATTATAAGCCACAGTCATTTTCGAGGAAACTTAAATGCTTATGGAAAGACATAAAGAATATAAAAATAAAAAATTAAACATTTGTTCTCTTCCACTGTCTTGTCTATAGTGTAAAGAGAGTAAAGAGAGAGAGACGACGTTACAGTACTCTCTCTCACACGATCACGTTCACCGGTAAAAACATCAGAACTCCGGTAAGAAAAACAACAAACCCTAATGGAAGATTCTAGAGCTTTTCCTTTAGACCCTCGAGCTCAAGAGTTTGTGCCACTAAACCCTATCTCCTCCCGTTTTTACTTTCCCTACACTTCTCCGCCGCCGCCACCTTTTCCCACGCCTCCTCCGTCGTCGTACGGATTATCTCCGACGGTACCAAGAGTTTTCACGTTCTTTAATCTCCCACCACATCCGATGATGTTTTCTCCTCCTCCTCCTCCACTACCACCACCACCGCGTCCGTATTTTAACGGTGTCTCAGCCGTTCAACGGCTTCCTTTCCAGTCGAAGTCGCCGACGCGATCTCTTTCTCTGATCTCCGTACCGCGTGACGCCACCGAGTCTACGGTGAGACGCGACTTAGAGGTATTCGGCGACGTGCGTGGCGTGCAAATGGAGAGAATCTCTGAAGGAATCGTGACCGTCCATTTCTACGATCTCCGTGACGCTAAAAGAGCTGTTCGAGAGATTTGTGGTAGACACATGCAGCACCAAGCCAAGGTTGGTGGCAGTGGTAGCGTTTGGAGCTTGCCATCTTCTTCTTCACCGGTGCGTGGGTTTGTTTCCGGTAGACCTGTGTGGGCTCAGTTTGTAGTTCAGGCTACAAGTGCGGTTCCTAACGGTTGCAACCAAGGAACGTTGGTGGTCTTTAACTTAAACCCTGAAGTCTCGTCCATTGCTCTCAGACAGATTTTCCAAGTTTACGGTATATGTTTTTTTTTGTAATGTTTCTGTCTTGATTATGTTACATTTTTTTTTTAGTTATGTTTACTCGATTTGTGGATGTCAGGTGCTTAAACATTTTCAATTACAATATGATTAGTATCCATCATGCCCTTATTTACCTTTTGTGTACTGACAATATTATACCGTTTAATTAGCTCTAGCAGTTGATAATATTGTAATTTTTTGGCTTCAGGTCCCATCAAAGAGTTGAGAGAGACACCGTACAAGAAACATCAAAGATTCGTTGAGTTTTACGATGTAAGGGATGCAGCGAAAGCGCTTGATGGAATTAACGGTGAAGAGATTTGTGGGAAGGAAGTTGTAATCGAATATAGCCGACCAGGTGGGATTAAAAACAAGTTCAGGTCACTAAGGCAACCACATGTACTGTTTCAACCACCACCTATTCTAGCTCCTCCTATGAGGCAGCCTCTTACTCTGATGAAGGATAAAAACAAGAATGTGAGCCCTAATAATGGAGTTTCTGTTGTTGAAGCTTCTATGGGTTCGTTGTGTATCAAAGATAATGAGCATAATAAGATCCGAGGAGCGGAGTCCGAAACAAAGAGCAAGAACGTGGCTAAGTGGGGGAAGAAAAGACATATGAAGAGCATGGAACTAAGTCAGTTTCTTATCAGTGAAGAAACCATGGATGATCCAAGTTGCAGAGATCCACGTACCACTTTGATGATCAAGAACATACCAAACAAGTACAGGTTGGCTATATAATCTAATTATTAGTATTTTAAAGTTATTTTATTTCCAACTATCAGTATTATAAGGACTAGGATGGCTAAAGACTTTCAATTAAGTATTTGTATGGATTAAAGTTTCAAAGCTTTTTAAACTCTAGGATTGTTAAAGATTTAGATCTTTCTAATCTTTTATTATAATATTCACATGGATTCCTGTGCTAATATGCTGTTTATATATTCAAAGCTTTATATTCTAGATAAAATTCTCTTATGCTATGTTCCATCAAGCTTTTAATTATATTCTTGTTTCATATTACACTAATTGACTATCATTTTCCTGGATGCTCTTATATTTCAGATTCCTATAGGTTTTGTATATGAGATTCCACTTTAATTTTTTAAAGGTACAATGTTTCTTTTTGGGTTTGATATTAGCCAAAAGCTGCTGTTGAATATGCTGGATAATCACTGCGTTCACATCAACGAAGCGATCACCGAGGGGAAAGACGAACACGAAGCTCATCATCAACCATTTTCTTCTTATGATTTCGTGTATCTCCCGATGGATTTCAAGTAATCAAACATCGAACTTCACTGACAGTATAGTATCGGTTGTATCTATTACCAAAAATGACAACTCTTTTATTTTTTTTGCTGTGATATTAGCAACAAGTGCAATGTTGGTTATGGGTTTGTGAACATGACGTCTCCGGAGGCAGCTTGGAGGCTTTACAAGGCGTTTCATCTTCAACGTTGGGAGGTTTTTAATTCGCAGAAGATTTGCCAAATCACATATGCGAGAGTTCAGGTATACATTATATTACACATTTATTTAGTGTTTTGAAGTCATAGAGAACATAAACTTGATTTAACCCTCAAAATATTCTGCAAACATATATAAGTTCCACCAGATGACTCATGGACATATACCAAAGTCTCAGCCTTAAGTTATAATTAAACAAAAGTCTTGTATTGAATTTTATGATAATTAGGTGTCACTATGTGTTTTTATCTTGTTATTTTCAATCGTCAAAAAGGGCTTGGAGGATCTAAAGGAACACTTCAAGAGCGCCAAGTTCCCGTGCGAGGCTGAGCTTTACCTTCCGGTAGTTTTTACGCCTCCACGAGACGGCAAGCAGCTAACGGAACCTGTCTCTATCAACATCAACGGTTGCACCGGACTCGATAGTAAACATCTTGAGCCAATGGACGGTCAAGATCTCTCTGTGAGTGGATCATGTTGCGGTAGTGACCATTATAACAGTCAGGAAGATGACTTTTCCAGCAGTAGCATAGACGGTGGCTAGGGTTTAACGGTGGTAGGAGAGACATCTTTCTAGAAACTGTGTTTGTAATGTAAACCATAAAATGTAAGAAGTGTAATTAGACATCATTTTGTTAAGTTTTTGTGCTTGGTATGTTATCTCAATCTAACTTTATTTGGTTCATCAACATTCAGTTTATTAACATCAAAAGTTCTAAACAGTGATAGTTTGGGTGAATGAGGTAAGTAGCAATGAATTTTAACTAAGTTCAGGCAGGTAAATGATTGAGTGGCGGTATATTTTTTTGACTACTTAAGTGGTGATATATTTAAAAGAGTATTTTGAGTTTTAAATTTGTTTGCATGCATACCCGTATTTATTTTGTGTTAATCTTTTTTTTCATCTCTTGACTAGTTTGTGTTCCTTTAAGAACATTTTGTTACATTCTATAAACTCGTCACATATATGAAATATTTGTCACTTAAGCTAACCGTGATTTATGAATGCGAATTTTTTTTTTCATTCTGAAAAAAACCATGTCGATCACATTACCCATTTGAATGTTTTTTCTTATAAAAATCAGGATTATTTATGGTAAACAACTTCATATTTCTCCATTTTGTTTAATTTTGAACGAAGGATAAAGAAATTCGTAAATATTTTGGAATTATATTTCCTTATATAGAAAAAGGGATTGGGGTCTAGAACTGGGTTGACCTAGGGTAAGGGAGTTCTTTTTCAGGCAAAAATCTAATCGTTGTAGTTCTAGTGTTTAGCTGTCTTACTCAGTGACCTGTTGAAAGGGACAATAGAAAGACTGTGTGCTAGTGATGATCACATCCTGCATCTCTCTCTGATTGACGGGGTTTCGACACGTGGTGATATCTTCACCTTTCGTATTGTGCTTGACTACGTTGATAGTGATCGTTGACTGCAGCCTTTAAACTTCTTTTCTGATGTTAGATTAGATGTGCTTACCTTTAATTTTCTTTTAAAAGGATTATGAAACATGATACCATCTTTGTTTTCCGGTAAAAAGAACATGAAATTAACCCTTAAAGCATTTTAGGCTAATTTATTGGGTCTAAAACTATCATGAAATCCAATTAGAATTAAAAATCACTTTAAGGGTGTTAGGTATAGTTTGATTATTAAAAGTTTCAGTAGACCAAATACAAAAATATAAATTTAGTAAAAACATTTTTTTTTGGAATGGCACCAAGAATATTCCACAAAAGACTAGCTAAGGTCAACCAAAATTTGGGATATTGACATGGCCTTTTCATTCTTAGTTTTAATATTTATTGAAATTCTAGCTCATAAAAACTATTTTGAGTGGATTACACAATTACACATAAAATTATTTACAAAGAAAAAATTATCAAATTTAAGTAAAAACTAGATTTTAACCCGCACGTTCGTGCTTATATTTTTCATTTTATAAGTATATTTGATATTATTACAAATATTTTAAATATATAATTTAAGTGATTTGTTTAATACATTTTACTTGGTTATTAATTTTTATTACTTACTAGTTACTAATATATTTCCGAATTGGGTACAATAAAATAACAATCTGAAATAATCAAATAAAAAAAATTTTTCAAATATGTTTTTCTTTAATTTATACATTTTGCATATAATAAATTTTTAAAATTTATTTATTTATATTATAGAAAATAAATATGTTTAAGATAATTTATATTTACATGTTGTGTTTACAAAAATATACTTTAACATATATCATTTTAGTATTTTACGGGATTTATAAGTAAAAACATTGTTTTGTTTAAATAATATAACCCTATTATGTTAGTAAATTCTATACATCTATCATATTATTTTTGTAAATGTTTTTTAATATAAGAGATTTTGGATGTTATGATATTAAGTTTTTTTTAATTAAGATTTCAAAATATTAGTTGTTTTTTTTTCATGGTGCATTTCAAAAAAATATTTTTATTATCTATGATTTTATCTTTTGTAAAATTTGAAATATTATTATTTTGAGTTTGAATATTTATTTTCAAAATTTTATATTTGTCAAGAAAACTTTGGAAAATTGCACAGCTATTTTTAAGTTTGGAAGATTACATAAATTTTGAATTTGTTTTTGTTACTATATTTATACACTATTTTATAAAAAATAAAATCTGCAAATGAACCTATTTAATATAATTTTCATATTTAATTCATATAGCACTTCTATTTTTATATAATACAGAAAAGAATTATAGAGTTTATCAAAAAATAGTATAGAATTTTTATTTTCTTGTTTATAATTATATTTTAGTTAACATTAATTTATAATAATATTAGATTACTAATTAAGAAATAAATTAATGTGTTATTTTATAAAAATATTTAATTTTTTAAGTATGATTTTGTTAGATTCTTTCTCAACAGATTTTGTTATAATTAAAAATAAAATTCAAATTTTTAGTTGGTTTATTATTAATGTAAATAATTAAATATGTGATATTAACTAATTCTTTAAGTGGTTGATTTGTTAATAGTAGGTAAAAGCAGGATACTAAATTAATAGATTAAATTAAATAGAAAATGTTTTCCATGTAATGATTTTTCACTTATGATTATGAAAATAACAAACAAGGAAAGTGAACTTTTTTTACTTTCTGTAGTGCATTTTAGTTTGGGATCCGATCTGTTTCGTTTACCAAACAAAACAATTCTAATAAAAAGCGGCCCAAAATTTAATGATGGACCTCTAAGGATGTGAGCCGCAATCAAAATAGGCCGGCCCATTAATTGAATTTCCCTGATTCTAAATCATCCTCCCTGTTTCTCTCTATAAAACAAACACCGTATAAACCCTAGTTTTTCAAACCCGCTCCATAGCCGCCGACATTCTATCTTCTTCTTCTTCATCTGTCGTAATTTTACTTTAATTTGATTTCGATTCATCTTGTATATACTAATATAATTGTTTGAATGTGCTTCATAATGGTGAACTCTCTTAGATTATAAAAGTGAGAGAAGTTCAAGTTTCCGGAGCAAAGATTAATCTGGCCAGAATTTTAACAGCACTGTGTTTATATATCTCTGTAATGTTTACAGTGTTACCTGTCTTCTGGTATATTTATATGTTTTATTTTTGGTGGCAGTGATGATTAAATCTTAACAGCTTTACGCCAGTTCTGCTTCAGAAAATTCTTGATAGAAGAAGCTGTATATAAGTTCTGAGCCTTTAAAAAAAAAGAAAATTCTTGATTGATTATTTATTGTTGCCGATGAGGAAATCCAATTTTGTCGAGGTGCAGTGGAGCTGAGACCCTGTTTTCAGGGAGAACCCCTTAGCAGAAACTGCAATTTCTATGAAGCTTATGGATTAACTGAGGCTTTGTCTCTGGATATAAATTAGTTGTGTTTGTATATCAGCTTTGTCTCTGGTTTTGGCCTTGAAAAGCTTAATCAACAGCCTCGATATAATTGAGCTTAGAGTTCTATCAAATTATCATGATTTATTTGTTCCCTCTAATCCGTGAAAGACCCAAGAAGCTAAATTAATAACCCAACAAGAAAGAAACTCGTAATTTTGTAGGAAAGTGTTCCTAGAAAAGACTAGTTCTAAATTTTAGCAAAAAAAAAAGACTAGTTAATAATTTTATAAACTTTAAATTGAGGATATATAGGTTTCAAACTAGATCTTTCTTGCAAGACAAGCTTGATAAGTAGAAGATTACAAGAACGGAAAGGTATTACCTGGAAAGCTTTGATCAGGGAAAGTACAAGAATGGATATTGTCTCACAATCATAATATCTGCAGAAATACCAAGTCAATCTAACGCAACCGAAACCCATTGAAACGTTAGTTCATCTAACCCTTTTTTGTCTTTTACCGCAAACATGTATATATCTAGTTTGAACTAGCGCGACATTTAGCTTTTACCTTATTAAATTTTGTAGTAAGTGGACTGGTTGTAATTAGTTTGTACTGAATGTCTTCATGATTTCGTATACTATTAAGCTATGTCAAAAGTTGATCAAACAAATTACCAATGGTTATTTGTCGACAGTAATCACATTTAGTCCCGGCTTTGTCCATGTGCCAAGAGTGCATATGAACATGGTCCATTTTTTTTTTTTTTTTTTTTTTTAGACATCCCTCGAGGCCCGCAGCAGCCACGTCATTTCCACCCCAGAAGTAGCAGGGTGGGCCCGGGTGACCCGGCGTAGGGGTATATCTGAGGGGGAGGTTCGAACTCGCGGCCCTTAGGACCATTGCGAGCCGCCTCACACCACTCGACCACCAACGTCGGGCTGCATGGTCCATTTTTTAATCAAATTTTCTGTGTGTTTTTAAAGTTCTAATTTTTTATATATTTGTATGAAAGATGTCCAATTTTCATATTTTGTAGATATAATTAACCTTGCATTTGGCCAAAAAAAAGAACGGTTTGCACATGACCCATATTTAGTATGGGCCGGGCAGAGATATGTGGTTTTGAGTCTTTTGACACACTGATTAACATCATAGCATTATATTAGTTCTTCGACTGATTTTGAATCATATAACATATCGTTTGCTGTTTTGTAGCAGTGCAAAAACTGCAATCTAGACCCAAATTTCATAGCAATATTGTGTAGTCCTTTATTATAATTTTCATAGGGGAAACAGAAGATAACATAATATAATAGGCTTCATGTGAGTTACTTAATTAATTGCTAATCCCATAGATAGAAAACATCATTTATATAGTGACTTTGACGATCTTAAACCACTGGCTCATCGGATCACACGAGCCGTCTTCGCCGTTCACACACTTGCAGTTGGTAGCCACGATGTTATTGTCTCCATCGACGTCAAGACAAAGCTGAGTTATTAGTTGACGTCGCAGCTAAGAGCATTTTAGAGGCTGAGATGGTTTGCCATTTACACAAATTAGAGCTGGAACAACTCGTCTCACTGAGCTTAACCACCGGTGCATTTGGTCCAGTGTTCGCTAAGCATAGAGACTTGTTTTGAAGTTTCAAGGTATTGTCAGTAGAGTAGTTCCATAGTTGAGATTCATTACATCGACCGAGAGTGACCTTAGTGGGATCTAAGAAAGATTGTAGCATGCAAAGTCCGGACAACGGGTGGAAAACAAGATTGTTGACTTTGGGTTGAGGATCTGGTGCTGGTAAACCAAGTTAGTTAACCAAAGAAGGCGAGACGTTAACTATGCAGCGAAGGGAATATATAACATTATACATACAAAGAAAAACAATTCATTGCCGCTAAAACTTGAATAAGTAAATTTAGTAATTTTTATTTTTGTCAATTAGTTAAACCAAGTTTTGACCGTACAAAGATTCCGTAGAAAAATTGTAATTTATTAATTAAATCTAACAAATCTAACTTGAATAGCAATTTGAAGATTATTTATTCCTATATGATTATGTATATTTAATTGTTGTAACTTAGTAAATATTGATTTTATACTATCAAGTATCATGTATTCGAAACTCGAGTCTTCGAGACGAAAAAATTAAAATTTTAAGAACTTCGACTGATAAAAATTATTTTGACAATCAAAAACATGTGGACTAATTAATTACCTTGAAGCTGTGATTGAATCAGAGAAAATCTTTGCAAGAAACTGTTGTTTCGAACACTTATCCAATCAGAATCCAAGACACCGTAATAGTCAATCATACCGACCACACCTTCTCAGATATAATAGCTTCCAGCAAGTGCCCAAATCGACCAATCTACGTCATTTTCCACCGCCCAACCTAATAGACATCCAAAATCCCGATTTTGGACAACACTTACGCCTCTCACATCGATTCCAAACTCACTAAGAAACACCGGGAATTCCCGGAGGTTGAAACCGACTCCGTCGTGGAGGATTTTCAGAATGTCCCCGCATGCGTCGTTAGGGTTTTTGGAACTCCATATATTTGTGTAGGGGATATAGTATTGATGGATCTCAAAGACGAGTTTTCCGGAGAAAGTTAGGGTAACGGGTCGTGATCGGACGAAAGAAAGGTCGGTGTCGTAGGTGAGGCCAGAAAGGATTACAAGTACGTTAGGGTTTGCTCCGTGAACTGCCTCGGCTCCTTGTTGCATGTATCTACATGCATATTTAGTGAGACAAAAAATTAGAGCTATTTTATATTATCATATCTCATTCATCATTCCCTTAATATATAGAGCATATATAGTTTTAAGGGAAAATGACTAGGATAACAATAAAAAAGTTTTTGTCACAAATATAGTCTATAAAAGTAAAAATGATCAAAATAGCACTTAATTAATATTTTATCAAAAGAGATAAATATACATTTATACCCTAATGGTAAATTAATTTAGAC
This genomic interval from Brassica oleracea var. oleracea cultivar TO1000 chromosome C2, BOL, whole genome shotgun sequence contains the following:
- the LOC106326389 gene encoding protein terminal ear1 homolog; its protein translation is MEDSRAFPLDPRAQEFVPLNPISSRFYFPYTSPPPPPFPTPPPSSYGLSPTVPRVFTFFNLPPHPMMFSPPPPPLPPPPRPYFNGVSAVQRLPFQSKSPTRSLSLISVPRDATESTVRRDLEVFGDVRGVQMERISEGIVTVHFYDLRDAKRAVREICGRHMQHQAKVGGSGSVWSLPSSSSPVRGFVSGRPVWAQFVVQATSAVPNGCNQGTLVVFNLNPEVSSIALRQIFQVYGPIKELRETPYKKHQRFVEFYDVRDAAKALDGINGEEICGKEVVIEYSRPGGIKNKFRSLRQPHVLFQPPPILAPPMRQPLTLMKDKNKNVSPNNGVSVVEASMGSLCIKDNEHNKIRGAESETKSKNVAKWGKKRHMKSMELSQFLISEETMDDPSCRDPRTTLMIKNIPNKYSQKLLLNMLDNHCVHINEAITEGKDEHEAHHQPFSSYDFVYLPMDFNNKCNVGYGFVNMTSPEAAWRLYKAFHLQRWEVFNSQKICQITYARVQGLEDLKEHFKSAKFPCEAELYLPVVFTPPRDGKQLTEPVSININGCTGLDSKHLEPMDGQDLSVSGSCCGSDHYNSQEDDFSSSSIDGG